TACCGCGTTATTTTGCCAAATACTTTCCAAATCATTTGGTTAAGTATCAGAGACAGACAGCGCAGCTACAGCAAAATAATTTTAAGAAAGGCACCTGAAATGGCTTGTCAAAACGGCTTCTTAGTGGTTATGACTAATACAGAACGTAACTTAGGAGGAATAGACATGCAGCTATCTTTTGTACGCAATAAAAATCTTGGTGAGGTCCAGTGTGACTTCTATATTGACGAAGAGAATGAGGTTTGGATGACGCAGGAACAGATTGGTAAAGCCTTAGGGTACAGCGATCCTGTGAAGGCGATCTCTAGAATTCACACACACAACAAAGACAGGTTGGATCGGTTTTCCGTAGGTACCAAGGTGCTAGGTACTGATGGTAAAATGCATGATACGTACATTTATGACCTCAAAGGTATCTCCGAAATTTGTCGATGGAGCAGTAAACCCCAGGCTAACCAGTTCGTTGATTGGGCATGGGGTGTTATGGAGAGTTACCGCAAAGGTGAACTGGCTCCAGCCCCACGTACTTCTGCAGATGAAGAACAGCTTAATTTGAGACGGGCAGGACTTCTGACGGAAATGGCGGTCAACTTTAAAGATATTCTTTCTCCTGAATCAGTAGCATTACTTGCTTCTCACGCCGCTAAACTTAAGTCATCCATATTACCTCATTAACTACCATGCTTAGATCATACAAAAGGAAAAGACCGCTGGCAGGCGGCCTCAGTAATACAATTTCACTACAATCATAAACAAATATAAGTTCACATTCAAGAGGAGCGGCTACGGCTGACTCCTCTTATTCTACGTTATGGAGGAATTTATAATGACTACCAACAATTCATATATGGCTATTGTAGCTAACACATTGCGTGAGAAGAAAAGCAGCTACACAGTAGAAGAGATAATGCGTGTTTTCCATACCCCAGAAGAGCTATTGAACGCAACAGAGCAGGAGTTGATGCAAATTCCAGGGATCGGTAAAATCAAAGCACAGCAGGTTCTAGCCGCCCTTGAGCTTGCTAAGCTGTTAAATACTCCTAAAAGTCCGCCTTCTGTTATACGATCACCTCAGGACGCCTATGAACTGCTGTATAGTGAGCTGGCATACTTGCAGAAGGAGCATTTTGTTTGTCTATTCCTTAATACCAAGAACCACATTATCGGCCAACCAGAGACGATCTCTATAGGCAGCTTAAGCTCTGCTATCGTGCATCCCCGCGAGGTGTTCCGCGCCGCTATCAAACGATCCAGTGCAGCTCTTATTTGCGCTCATAATCATCCCAGCGGCGATCCCACTCCATCTTCTGAAGATATATCTCTCACCTCTAGGTTAATACAAGCAGGCGAAATCGTCGGCATTGACGTGCTGGATCATCTGATCATCGGTGACAGCAGGTATGTAAGTTTGAAAGAAAAAGGGGTTATGTAACCAGATGGGGAGTCAGTCAAATGACTGCTCCCCTACTTCATGGCCTTCGGCTATCCCACTCCTCTCGCTTCGCTCGTATAGATACCCCATCCTTCCACTACACACCACTTCTGTCCATACAGCTATACATCATCTGCTGGATGTTAATCCTTAAAAAGTGTACGTGGGTTGAAAGAGTATTCAGGATCATTAAGTCTTCTTATAAGTAATTCATGAGCAAAGTTGGTGTATGGTTCTGGCGCTTGATACTCTGGCTTAGGCCTATTCATTAGCATTAGTAGATTTCGCCGATACTTATTGGCTTCAATCTGGGCAGCTGTAGTATTTGGAAGGGAGTCCTCCAAGTCTAAGGCTCTTAATAGTTCATCCATTTTTATGTCTACATCCTTCCTCTAATATCTTCATGAGGATTGCTAAAATCGACAACGATATCCATTCCACCATACTCAATCTTCTTCACACCCTTCATCAAGTTCTGCTACTGAGAATATCAGGGTTTTGTCCATGTACCATTCTTCATAAAGGTATGTATCTACTTGCTTTTCACAACGTCTTGGAATCGGCCTCAATCCATTCTCTACAGCTGAAAGAGTTGCAACATTCAACTTAAGCATTTTAGCCATTTCCACCTGAGAGAAGCCGTCTGCTACACGTTTTATCCGCAGCAATCCCCCCTTATCGAAGTATTGCTCATCCAGAAACACCATGACCTCACGACTTGAACACAAGAAGCGCATTACTAGATCAACTTCGGCTTCAGAGTAGCCGTAAAAGAACGTTTCACCTGTCATATCATCATCCTTTTCTGTGTGAATTTGTCCTTTCCCAGCAGTAAAGAGCTTGTTTCCCAACCCTTATACACCTTTATAACCATTTAAGGGATATTATTCAATAAATATTTACATTTATTTTTAGTTAAATTTCGATATAAATATTAGTTCACATTCCGTTCACATTCACACCCATCCTCAATCAAATTCATCGTAAATCCTTGTTACATATGGGTTCCAACCTCTTTGTCGTAGTGTTTCCAGAGAGTATTAAATGAAGTGTAGGAAGGGGGGCCTATGCTATAATTCTTAATGGAGGTGCTGGAAATGGAGAAGTTACTTAAGTTGCTGGAAGAGATGCACGTTGATATAGATTCCTTCTGTGAAAAGCTGGGGATGTCTTTTGAAGAAGTAGCAGCGGCAGCAAATGCATCTCATGATGCATATACAGAACTTGGCCTGTTATATGCCTCTGTAATTAATGATGAACAGCATCTATATCCCAAGCTTTTAGAATTCTTTAGTCCTTATGTTTCAGACAAGGAAGAGATCGCTGCCTTTATAACCCAAGTCTTACGGCTTCGTCAGAACTTTATTCCACGCAGGATGCTTAACAGTATCGAACGGTTGGTCACATTGGCTGACGATACAGAGATCATTCGGCCTGGGAAGCATTCTCTTAAGATTTTTTATTTTGTAGTCTGTATAGAGACGCTGTACAGTTTGGTAGGAAGTCACCTTAAAAAATATGAAATTATCATAGACTTCTTCAACTCCTACATACCTGAGCCAGATAAACAACTTATACTAAAAGGGTTTCGCCGCAATCTTTCTGATGACAAGTTCAACGTATATAGACAACCTGAGGAGACATATGAAGAGCATGTAGCGCGTCTTAAAGGCCCTACTGTAGACAGCACCTTTAACACACTGGTTACAATGGAGATTTTCGCCAGAGTAATCAATGAGCTAAGGAATTGCTTTGCACATGAAGGGGACTATTGGAAGTTCCACTTTGCAGAAAGTGATCACACTGTAATGAACTCACTCATAGTTGCTGAAAACAAGGAAGAGTTCCTGCAGGTGAAAAATGGCGCAGACCCTACTCACTTCAGAAGGGTGTATTCTGTAGATTTAAGCTATGAGCAATTTAAGGGTGCTTGCGTAAGGGGCTTCATTGAGATTGCACGGAGTCATCTACAAGCCACATAACGTAGAAAAAATTATGATCATAGAGAACACGCTAACTTCAATCCGACTTGCACAGGTAATTCAGAAGCTCAGCTCTTTGCTCCCTATAAAACATATGGCACTTTAGGTGCAAGTTCATCAGGAAGATAACTCCCCAAGCTGCTTCGATGGGACATAGAGTAAAGAGTTTATGTCTTTTGTTTCAAGTGTAGAGGTAATAATATCGAACAGATTCACACCGTACTCATATCCATATTCTCTTATTTTTGCTTGTGTTGTCCTAGTAACACTGTTTTTAACGCCGAGATTAAGCATACGAACTTCATCCTGTAGCTTCTTCGGCATGGCTGTAATATCAGGTAGAATCCAGTAGTCTTTGGCGGCGGCAAAATCCTCAGTAGTAAGTTCCGTTACTCTCTTCATGGGTTCAAAACGATAACGAAGCTCCACTCTTGTCCATGTATCCGTCTTTACTCCCCGTACCTTTAGCATCTGCTCCTGTTTATCATAAGCATGAAGCTGAACAGGTGAAGATTCCCGCCCCAGATATAAAGAAGTAGGGTAACATTTCTTAGTTGCTTTCTTCGGAGGGGAAACAACATGTAGCTCTTCATACGGTAAGCTGCTATCAAAGGCCATATCAATTCTCCTAGCCTTCCATCTGATAAGTGGGATTAACTTAAATACGGCTTGCAGTAATGGGCTTTCGTTTGAATAACCTTGAAACGATAATGCTGTAGAGTAGTTAGCATAGGGAGCTTTGGGGAAGTGGCTAAGGATAACTCCATATCTTTTATCCCTTACGACGAAGCTGTAATTAGCGCTGGACGTGTATCCATAGCGTTTAATAATCGTGTTGTAGAGTAGCTGTCTACCAACATCGTCCAGTTGTATCTTCAGATGCTTTGTATCTGTTAATAGTTCCATTTCGGCTCATCCTGTTCATATGGGTTGAGTACAATGACAGGAAACTGGGTCATATTATACTCTCATCCCTAGAACAACCATTTGAGATCATTTTGCATAGAGGAACCTATGTTCTAATTTTGTTTCTTTTAGTGTCATATCCAGCAAGCCTATATGCATGCCAAGTATCCTTCTCATTCCGCTCCAAGCTTCTCTGTTAAACTTAAAATATTATAAGGAATCAATTGCTAATGTGCGTATCCCGCCCATTCATGTTCTACACTGAACCTAAGCCACGCTGTGTACGCCCAGCTTCCATGATACAGAAGGGAAGCATATATCCCTGAATCCATACTTCAATCTTTACATTTTAATAGAGTGCTCTCCCACTGCTTCCCACCCACAAACAGGTTAGTCTCCAACCATTACGTATATAACTGGCTAGGAAACATAGATAGCACAGGTAGTAGTACTAACCTTACGGGCACATAAAGGTCGAATGGTTAACGTACCGTTCGGAGTAAGCTCGGCTCAGTTTCGCTACCGCTCACTTCCTTACGGTACGTTCATACCAGCTAAGGGCGCGGATGATGATATCTTTTTCTTCTTTAAAGTCTCCCGCAGCATCCGTTATGCGCTGCAGGAAAGTGACGTACCTATAAATATACTTGCATTACAAGCTGAAAGGTTTGGATTACAGAAAATATTCCTTATGAGCTTGCCATCCAAATTCTTGTATGCTCTTTAATTCGCCGTACATGATACTTAACGGTATTAATAGGAACCCCACACTCATCAGCAATACTTTGTTCCTTGTATCCCTGTAAACGTAAATAAGCAATTCGTGCCTGAACAGGATTCTTTTCGTTAACATACTGGACAATTTCTTTTTCTGTCTCTTCATCCATAAGGTGACTGCCCACATCTCCCGTCAAAGAACCTTTCGGTGTCCAGTAACGCAGATCTACCTTTAGCACCTTTAAACGGTATTTGTGTGCTTTCCTATCATATTTGTAGCCTAGTTGTTTAATCATATAACCGTGCTTTAGACGTAGGTATAGAAACCTCCCCAAATACATTAAGAAACCGTCAGAAAGATTGCCGTACCTGTGCTCCCGCTCCCAGAACCGCTTTAATACATCAGAAAAAACAAGATATGAATCCTGATACAGTCCAAGCATAGACGGCTTTGCATACCAGCAACAGGCTATCACACGCTGAATCGTACGTGAGATCACAACTTGGACTAAGGGATTGCTGAAAGTAGCATTTACATTTTCAGCTGTATGCGTCTTCTGGCTCAACAATCCCTCCAGCAAACTATACGCTTCTTCAATGAGCTCCATAGGTTTATCCACATTACGCTCCATTTGACTGAACACAAGCTGGCTTTGACATCGCCATAACTGAGCGCGTTCAGTGCTATGAAGAAGGATACTCCCTGAAGGTGGACTCAGCCATATCTTCATGAACACCACAAACTGTCTTTCAAAACCTTTCCTCCACGCTTGATAATCCATAGATAACTTCCTTTCTTTTAGAGGTTAGTAGTGGGTACTGCTGAATGCAAAAAAAGGACAGATAGAAGACGCAGTTAAAGGCACCATCGCACCTTTGATCCTACGAACTACTACCTGTCCTACTACCCTGCGATCCTACACTACATCCCATCTACAACCCTACTCACACTGCATACTTATAGCTGTTCCAATAAACCTTAAATCCAATCCCTCATACTGCAAATTTTCTAACTTACCCTGATCAGTAAAACTGTCTGATAGGCTGATCTGGGCTGTTCCATAGGGCTCTAATCTCCTCTATACGCTGCCTTTTCATGGCTGTTCCAATGTTCCCCATACCTACTGAAGACTGGCTTAAAACGTCAATAAATTGCTCTGTGAAGGCTCTCACGTCCATCGCTCTACAGATGTCTTCTACTGTAATGTAAACCATACGGCAGTATCTTGGATTCCATATTCCAAGCCTGTTTATTTGAGGAACAAAGTCTGGAGTAAGGCAGGATAATATCCAATAGCCAATAAGCTGCCGCAGATGCCGCACAGCATATTTGAAGCTGGATTCCACCTTAATCTCAATCAGTGTGTTATCCAGAATCAAATCCCCGTCAGCACCGCCTACAAGCCCTGTAATGGCCCTTCCAAATGATGGGTTACACATTATGCCCTGCCCTGCAATGAAGAATGATTGCCGTTCCTGAGTGTTTGTAATCAAGCCTCTAAGATCGACGATATCAGCATCCACTACACTCATAGGACCACGTACATCCATGTATCCAGAACGGTAATAGCTTTCAAGATGGGCCAAAATCAGGCTATCTTGCAATAGAACATCGTCCATTTCCATTTGACCGCTAATATACCTATTCCTGTGCTCTACTATGGATGTTAAACGGGAATTCAGATGGGCATCGGAAGTTGACCACCGCTCCAAGCCAGCAAATGCCGTTAGCTCTTCTGCGGTCTGTTCCTGATGGACACCGTTTATTCTTTGCACATATGCACGAAGTAAATAATCGTATCCATGACCTATTAGTCCTGCTGTGGAATACTCTCGCGGGACAATCTGCGTAGGATTGGTTGGGAATGGATCTCCACCATCAACATTCTGGAAGTGCACCTTCATATTTGGGATTGTTGCAAATAGAGCCTTGATGTTGTTATCAAACGTCAGCAAGCTTGTCAGAGACATAAAAGCCCTCCT
This Paenibacillus sp. FSL R5-0345 DNA region includes the following protein-coding sequences:
- a CDS encoding helix-turn-helix domain-containing protein; this translates as MGNKLFTAGKGQIHTEKDDDMTGETFFYGYSEAEVDLVMRFLCSSREVMVFLDEQYFDKGGLLRIKRVADGFSQVEMAKMLKLNVATLSAVENGLRPIPRRCEKQVDTYLYEEWYMDKTLIFSVAELDEGCEED
- a CDS encoding sigma-70 family RNA polymerase sigma factor; translation: MDYQAWRKGFERQFVVFMKIWLSPPSGSILLHSTERAQLWRCQSQLVFSQMERNVDKPMELIEEAYSLLEGLLSQKTHTAENVNATFSNPLVQVVISRTIQRVIACCWYAKPSMLGLYQDSYLVFSDVLKRFWEREHRYGNLSDGFLMYLGRFLYLRLKHGYMIKQLGYKYDRKAHKYRLKVLKVDLRYWTPKGSLTGDVGSHLMDEETEKEIVQYVNEKNPVQARIAYLRLQGYKEQSIADECGVPINTVKYHVRRIKEHTRIWMASS
- the radC gene encoding RadC family protein — encoded protein: MTTNNSYMAIVANTLREKKSSYTVEEIMRVFHTPEELLNATEQELMQIPGIGKIKAQQVLAALELAKLLNTPKSPPSVIRSPQDAYELLYSELAYLQKEHFVCLFLNTKNHIIGQPETISIGSLSSAIVHPREVFRAAIKRSSAALICAHNHPSGDPTPSSEDISLTSRLIQAGEIVGIDVLDHLIIGDSRYVSLKEKGVM
- a CDS encoding BRO family protein, with protein sequence MQLSFVRNKNLGEVQCDFYIDEENEVWMTQEQIGKALGYSDPVKAISRIHTHNKDRLDRFSVGTKVLGTDGKMHDTYIYDLKGISEICRWSSKPQANQFVDWAWGVMESYRKGELAPAPRTSADEEQLNLRRAGLLTEMAVNFKDILSPESVALLASHAAKLKSSILPH